One Diabrotica virgifera virgifera chromosome 3, PGI_DIABVI_V3a genomic window carries:
- the LOC114330191 gene encoding UPF0047 protein YjbQ: protein MASSARFIQSPTAWCQRKVNLRPQHRGVHLVTEEILRQLPELNSFVIGLCHIQILHTSASLALNESWDPDVRDDMEMMLNKIVPEGLPYRHSCEGPDDMPAHVKACFLGSNLTIPITEGKLNLGTWQGIWLCEHRDHAGSRKLMVTLNGCLRDNACTPLSPVSPMASTSS, encoded by the exons ATGGCTTCTTCTGCAAGATTTATCCAAAGCCCCACCGCATGGTGTCAGCGGAAGGTGAATTTAAGGCCCCAGCATCGGGGCGTACATTTGGTTACGGAGGAAATTTTAAGACAGTTACCGGAGTTAAATTCATTTGTCATTGGGTTGTGTCATATTCAAA TATTGCACACGAGTGCTAGTTTAGCTTTAAATGAAAGTTGGGATCCAGATGTACGAGATGATATGGAGATGatgttaaataaaattgttccTGAAGGTTTACCATACAGACATTCTTGTGAAGGTCCTGATGACATG cccGCTCACGTAAAAGCATGCTTTCTGGGTTCCAATTTAACGATTCCTATAACGGAAGGTAAGTTAAATCTCGGCACGTGGCAGGGCATCTGGCTCTGCGAACATCGGGACCATGCGGGTTCTCGAAAACTGATGGTTACTCTAAACGGTTGCCTTCGAGACAACGCCTGTACCCCCTTGTCCCCAGTGAGCCCAATGGCGAGTACCAGCAGTTAG